A single Thermococcus celericrescens DNA region contains:
- a CDS encoding zinc ribbon domain-containing protein, with translation SNKGKKQNYLLSHVWRFNYVIKRLKEVAGEYDIRVLVVDEVFTSKRCPVCGRPHEGARFLRGLFKCPETGLVFNSDLVGAFNILKRAVGTITLNLGGLYAQGRGNWGKAGPEGSKTRFLVGLNETPQTSPPLTRG, from the coding sequence TCCAACAAGGGTAAAAAGCAGAATTATCTCCTCTCCCACGTCTGGCGGTTTAATTACGTTATCAAACGCTTGAAGGAAGTTGCTGGGGAGTATGATATTCGGGTTTTGGTTGTGGACGAGGTTTTCACGTCTAAGCGTTGCCCCGTTTGCGGGAGGCCTCACGAGGGGGCTCGCTTCCTTCGTGGTTTGTTTAAGTGTCCCGAGACGGGGCTTGTCTTCAATTCAGACTTGGTTGGGGCGTTTAATATTTTGAAGAGGGCTGTGGGAACGATAACCCTGAACTTGGGCGGTTTGTACGCTCAAGGGAGGGGTAATTGGGGGAAGGCCGGGCCGGAGGGGTCTAAGACCCGCTTTTTAGTGGGTTTGAATGAGACCCCTCAAACCTCTCCGCCTTTAACGAGGGGTTAA